The Campylobacter sp. RM10537 genome has a segment encoding these proteins:
- the rplJ gene encoding 50S ribosomal protein L10 produces MTRSEKVEVIAKLEENFKVSEAIIVCDYKGLSTKKLEELRNNARENNVKVQIIKNTLANIALNNSGKTGLVLKDTNIYLWGEDQLSVSKVAAKFEENNDKFQIKTAFVDGEVADVAKVKALAKMPSRNELLAMLLQVWKAPIANFTIGLNALKNKKETE; encoded by the coding sequence GTGACTAGAAGTGAAAAAGTTGAAGTTATTGCTAAGCTTGAAGAAAATTTCAAAGTTAGTGAAGCCATTATAGTTTGTGATTATAAGGGTTTATCTACTAAGAAATTGGAAGAACTTAGAAATAATGCAAGAGAAAATAATGTAAAAGTTCAAATTATTAAAAATACTTTGGCTAACATTGCTCTTAATAATTCCGGAAAAACAGGTCTAGTTCTTAAAGATACAAATATTTATCTTTGGGGAGAAGATCAACTTAGTGTTTCAAAAGTAGCTGCTAAATTTGAAGAAAATAATGATAAATTTCAAATTAAAACTGCTTTTGTTGATGGCGAAGTTGCAGATGTTGCTAAAGTTAAAGCTTTAGCTAAAATGCCTTCGCGTAATGAGTTGCTTGCTATGCTTTTGCAAGTTTGGAAAGCGCCAATTGCCAACTTTACTATTGGTTTAAATGCGCTAAAAAATAAAAAAGAAACTGAATAA
- the rplL gene encoding 50S ribosomal protein L7/L12, whose protein sequence is MAISKEDVLEYISNLSVLELSELVKEFEEKFGVSAAPVMVAGGAVAGGSTSAAEEKTEFDIVLTDGGAKKIEVIKIVRALTGLGLKEAKDAVEQTPSTLKEGVAKAEAEEAKKQLEEAGAKVELK, encoded by the coding sequence ATGGCAATTTCAAAAGAAGATGTATTAGAATATATTTCAAATTTAAGTGTTCTTGAGCTTTCTGAGCTTGTGAAAGAATTTGAAGAAAAATTTGGTGTATCAGCTGCTCCGGTAATGGTAGCTGGAGGAGCGGTAGCAGGTGGTAGTACTTCAGCCGCTGAGGAAAAAACAGAATTTGATATCGTTTTAACTGATGGTGGTGCTAAAAAGATTGAAGTAATTAAAATTGTTAGAGCTTTAACAGGTCTTGGGCTTAAAGAAGCTAAGGATGCTGTAGAGCAAACTCCTTCAACTTTGAAAGAAGGTGTAGCTAAAGCTGAAGCAGAAGAAGCCAAAAAACAACTTGAAGAAGCTGGTGCTAAAGTAGAGCTTAAATAA
- the rpoB gene encoding DNA-directed RNA polymerase subunit beta has translation MLDNKLRNRLRVDFSNILKQIEIPNLLQLQKASFDYFLNFNNGESGIEKVFKSIFPIHDPQNRLSLEYVNSEIGKPKYTIRECMERGLTYSVNLKMKIRLTLHERDEKTGEKVGIKDIKEQEIYIREIPLMTDRVSFIINGVERVVVNQLHRSPGVIFKEEESSTVANKLVYTAQIIPDRGSWLYFEYDAKDVLYVRINKRRKVPITMLFRALGYKKQDIIKLFYPIQTIHVKKDRFLTEFNPNDFMDRIEYDIKDEKGKIVHQAGKRLTKKKAEQLIKDGLKWIEYPIEVLLNRYLANPIFDKNSGEMLFDSLTLIDESKLTKIKEQKIFEIANDLANGVDTAIINSFIQDNETLKLLKQTENIEDENDLAAIRIYKVMRPGEPVVKDAAKTFVNDLFFNPERYDLTKVGRMKMNHKLGLDVPEYVTVLTNEDIIKTAKYLIKVKNGKGHIDDRDHLGNRRIRSIGELLANELHLGLAKMQKAIRDKFTSLNSDIDKVMPYDLINPKMITTTIIEFFTGGQLSQFMDQTNPLSEITHKRRLSALGEGGLVKERAGFEVRDVHATHYGRICPVETPEGQNIGLINTLSTYAKVNELGFVEAPYKKVVNGKVTDEIVYLTATQEEGLFIAPASTKVDAKGNIIEEFVEARQDGETILAKREEVQLIDLCSGMVVGVAASLIPFLEHDDANRALMGSNMQRQAVPLLTSNAPIVGTGMESTIARDAWEAVKAKRGGIVEKVDNKSIFILGEDEKGPFIDHYIMEKNLRTNQNTNYIQHPIVKKGEAVKAGQIIADGPSMDQGELAIGKNALIAFMPWNGYNYEDAIVVSERIIREDTFTSVHIYEKEIEARELKDGIEEITKDIPNVKEEDVAHLDESGIAKIGTHIKPGMILVGKVSPKGEVKPTPEERLLRAIFGEKAGHVVNKSLYATASLEGVVVDVKIFTKKGYEKDERALKAYDKEKMSLEKEHHDRLLMMDREEMLRVCALLSKSTLTSSQKIGDKNYKKGEKADLSDLEKINRFTLTTIIKAYSKEVQKQYEDLKNHFQNEKKKLKAEHDEKLEILEKDDILPSGVVKLVKVYIATKRKLKVGDKMAGRHGNKGIVSTIIPEVDMPYLANGKSVDIALNPLGVPSRMNIGQILESHLGLVGLRLGEQIQEIFDRKQKDFIKELRAKMLEICSIPRLANEKEFIKKLSDEELLNYARDWSKGIKFATPVFEGVSIEEFKKLFELAKIDMDGKTELYDGRTGEKIAERVHVGCMYMLKLHHLVDEKVHARSTGPYSLVTQQPVGGKALFGGQRFGEMEVWALEAYGAAHTLREMLTIKSDDVEGRFNAYKAITKGENVPATGIPETFFVLTNELKSLALDVEIFDKDEDNE, from the coding sequence ATGTTAGATAATAAATTAAGAAATCGTTTAAGAGTAGATTTCTCCAATATTTTAAAACAAATAGAAATTCCAAATCTTTTACAATTGCAAAAAGCAAGTTTTGATTATTTTTTAAATTTTAATAACGGTGAAAGTGGTATAGAAAAAGTTTTTAAATCAATTTTTCCAATACATGATCCGCAAAATAGATTAAGTTTAGAATATGTAAATAGCGAAATAGGTAAACCAAAATATACTATTCGTGAATGTATGGAAAGAGGTTTAACTTACTCTGTAAATTTAAAAATGAAAATCCGTCTTACTTTACATGAGAGAGATGAAAAAACAGGTGAGAAAGTCGGTATAAAAGACATTAAAGAGCAAGAAATTTATATCAGAGAAATTCCATTAATGACAGATCGTGTATCTTTTATCATTAATGGGGTGGAAAGAGTCGTTGTTAATCAACTTCATAGAAGTCCTGGTGTTATTTTTAAAGAGGAAGAAAGTTCAACAGTAGCTAATAAACTTGTTTATACAGCGCAAATTATTCCAGATCGTGGTTCTTGGTTATATTTTGAATATGATGCTAAAGATGTACTTTACGTAAGAATTAATAAAAGAAGAAAAGTACCTATAACTATGCTTTTTAGAGCCCTAGGATATAAAAAACAAGATATTATAAAACTATTTTATCCTATTCAAACAATTCATGTTAAAAAAGATAGATTTTTGACAGAATTTAATCCTAATGATTTTATGGATAGAATAGAATATGATATCAAGGATGAAAAAGGTAAAATTGTTCATCAAGCAGGAAAAAGATTAACAAAGAAGAAAGCTGAACAATTGATTAAAGATGGATTAAAATGGATAGAATATCCAATAGAAGTTTTATTAAATCGTTATTTAGCGAATCCTATTTTTGACAAAAATAGTGGCGAAATGCTTTTTGATTCTTTAACGCTTATTGATGAAAGTAAGCTTACAAAAATAAAAGAACAAAAAATTTTTGAAATCGCAAATGATTTAGCAAATGGAGTAGATACTGCTATTATTAATTCATTTATACAAGATAATGAAACTTTAAAATTATTAAAACAAACTGAAAATATTGAAGATGAAAATGATCTAGCTGCAATAAGAATTTATAAGGTTATGAGACCAGGTGAACCAGTAGTTAAAGATGCAGCAAAAACTTTTGTCAATGATTTATTTTTTAATCCAGAAAGATATGATTTAACTAAAGTTGGTCGTATGAAAATGAATCATAAATTAGGTCTTGATGTTCCTGAGTATGTGACTGTTTTAACTAATGAAGATATTATTAAAACTGCAAAATATTTGATTAAAGTTAAAAATGGCAAAGGTCATATTGATGATAGAGATCATTTAGGAAATCGCCGTATTAGATCTATAGGTGAGCTTTTAGCTAATGAACTTCATTTAGGATTGGCAAAAATGCAAAAAGCTATCCGAGATAAATTTACTTCTTTAAATTCTGATATAGATAAAGTTATGCCTTATGATTTAATTAATCCTAAGATGATTACTACAACGATTATCGAGTTTTTTACAGGTGGACAACTTTCTCAATTTATGGATCAAACAAATCCACTGAGCGAAATCACTCATAAACGTCGTTTATCTGCACTTGGAGAAGGAGGACTTGTAAAAGAAAGAGCGGGTTTTGAAGTTCGCGATGTCCATGCAACTCATTATGGTAGAATTTGTCCCGTAGAAACTCCGGAAGGACAAAATATTGGTCTGATCAATACTCTTTCAACTTATGCTAAAGTGAATGAGCTTGGTTTTGTTGAAGCTCCTTATAAAAAAGTTGTTAATGGAAAAGTTACAGATGAAATTGTTTATTTAACTGCTACACAAGAAGAAGGTTTGTTTATTGCACCTGCATCAACTAAAGTGGATGCTAAGGGTAATATTATCGAGGAATTTGTTGAGGCGAGACAAGATGGAGAAACTATACTTGCCAAAAGAGAAGAAGTTCAACTTATCGATCTTTGCTCAGGTATGGTTGTTGGTGTTGCAGCTTCTTTAATTCCTTTCTTAGAGCATGATGATGCCAATAGAGCCTTAATGGGTTCTAATATGCAACGTCAAGCAGTTCCTCTCTTAACTTCAAATGCTCCTATTGTAGGTACGGGAATGGAGAGTACGATTGCGCGTGATGCTTGGGAAGCTGTTAAAGCTAAACGAGGGGGTATAGTAGAAAAGGTAGATAATAAAAGTATTTTTATCTTGGGCGAAGATGAAAAAGGTCCTTTTATTGATCACTATATTATGGAGAAAAATTTACGTACCAACCAAAATACAAATTATATTCAGCATCCTATTGTTAAAAAAGGAGAAGCGGTTAAAGCAGGACAAATTATTGCCGATGGCCCTTCAATGGATCAAGGAGAATTAGCTATTGGAAAAAATGCACTAATTGCTTTTATGCCTTGGAATGGTTACAACTATGAAGATGCTATTGTAGTTAGTGAAAGAATCATTCGTGAAGATACATTTACAAGTGTCCATATCTATGAAAAAGAAATCGAGGCTAGAGAGTTAAAAGATGGTATAGAAGAAATTACCAAAGATATACCAAATGTTAAAGAAGAAGATGTTGCACATTTGGATGAAAGTGGAATTGCAAAAATAGGAACCCATATTAAACCTGGTATGATTTTAGTTGGAAAAGTTTCTCCAAAAGGTGAAGTTAAACCAACTCCAGAAGAGAGACTTTTAAGAGCTATTTTTGGTGAAAAAGCAGGTCATGTTGTCAATAAATCTTTATATGCTACCGCTTCTTTAGAAGGTGTGGTTGTAGATGTGAAAATATTTACAAAAAAAGGCTATGAAAAAGATGAAAGAGCTCTGAAAGCATATGATAAAGAAAAAATGTCTTTGGAAAAAGAACATCATGATAGACTTTTGATGATGGACAGAGAAGAAATGCTTAGAGTTTGCGCTTTGTTATCTAAATCAACTTTGACTAGCAGTCAAAAAATTGGTGATAAAAATTATAAAAAAGGCGAAAAAGCTGACCTAAGTGATTTAGAAAAAATTAATCGTTTTACTCTTACTACTATTATTAAAGCTTATTCGAAGGAAGTTCAAAAACAATATGAAGATTTGAAAAATCATTTCCAAAATGAAAAGAAAAAACTAAAAGCTGAACATGATGAAAAGCTTGAAATTTTAGAAAAAGATGATATTTTACCAAGCGGGGTGGTTAAGCTCGTAAAAGTTTATATTGCTACAAAACGAAAGTTAAAAGTAGGTGATAAAATGGCAGGACGCCACGGAAATAAGGGTATTGTTTCTACTATAATTCCAGAGGTTGATATGCCTTATCTTGCAAATGGAAAAAGTGTAGATATTGCGCTCAATCCTTTAGGGGTTCCAAGTCGTATGAATATAGGTCAAATTTTAGAAAGCCATTTGGGACTTGTTGGCTTAAGACTTGGAGAGCAAATTCAAGAAATTTTTGATAGAAAACAAAAAGATTTTATTAAAGAGTTAAGAGCAAAAATGCTTGAAATTTGTTCTATTCCAAGACTCGCAAATGAAAAAGAATTTATTAAAAAATTAAGCGATGAAGAGCTTTTAAATTACGCTAGAGATTGGAGTAAAGGGATTAAATTTGCAACCCCAGTTTTTGAAGGTGTTAGCATAGAGGAATTTAAAAAATTATTTGAATTAGCAAAAATTGATATGGATGGAAAGACAGAGCTTTATGATGGAAGAACTGGTGAAAAGATTGCAGAGCGTGTCCATGTAGGATGTATGTATATGCTAAAACTTCACCATTTAGTTGATGAAAAAGTTCATGCAAGAAGCACAGGTCCTTATAGTCTTGTAACCCAGCAGCCAGTTGGTGGTAAAGCGCTTTTTGGGGGTCAAAGATTTGGAGAAATGGAAGTTTGGGCACTTGAAGCTTATGGAGCAGCACATACTTTAAGAGAAATGCTAACTATTAAGTCAGATGATGTAGAAGGTAGATTTAATGCTTATAAAGCAATAACTAAAGGAGAAAATGTTCCAGCAACAGGAATACCTGAAACATTTTTTGTTTTAACTAATGAACTTAAATCACTTGCATTAGATGTTGAGATTTTTGATAAGGATGAGGACAATGAGTAA